The genomic interval GTGCGCCCCGAAGTTGGAGATGTCGCTGAAGGTCCGCCCGCACTCGGCGCACTCATAGGGCCGCTCGCCCGTGTGGGTGCGGTGGTGCACGCCGAAGCTGGAGCTGTTGCTGAAGCTCTTCCCGCACTCGCAGCAGATGTAGGGCGCGGGCTCAAGGTGGGTCCGGTAGTGCACGGCCAGCGCCGAGCTCTGGCCGAAGCTCTTGCCACAGAGGTCGCAGCGGAAGGGCCGCCGGCCCAGGTGGTCCTGCTGGTGCGTGGTGAGGTCCGCGTGCCGCCGGAAGCTCTGCTCGCAGTTGGGGCACTTGTAGTGCTTCTCCTCCAGGTGGATGCGCTCGTGGCGGATCCGGTTGGAGCTTCTGGAGAAGCTCTTACCACACTCGGAACACTGGTAAGGCTTCTCACCCGTGTGGATGCGCTGGTGTGTCCTCAGGTTGGAGGTGTTGTTGAAGGTTTTGCCGCACTGGACACATACAAAGGGCTTCTCATCCACCTCGGGCCTCCGAGGAACAGAGAGGTCCTCCGGCTCTGCAGCAGAGACAGCAACTTCCTGCGTGGGCTCTTCTGGACGGGGCCCTTGTGGCCCCTCTGACGGGCTTGCTTGCCCAGGCTCTTTGTCCCCATCCGGGATCTCGGAGTCATCCACTCTCCACGGCTTATTACCCCGTTCCCCTTCCTCGGGCAGGTGCTGTTCTGGGCTCTGCTCCTTCTCACTGCCCATCTCTGAACCCTGAGAATGAACACAAATGGCCAACGCCTTTACTCCATGGGTCAGGCCagcccccagggaatcttctatCCTGGTTTGATTCTGTCCCAGTACACGATCCCTATAGAAAGAACCATTTCATTCCATTAACTGGAATACTTGGAAGAATGCCTTTACTAACTTTTAAGTGACAAACCTCCACAGATACGTAAAGTTACCCACCACAGCAAAAAGAAGGCCCCCAGCTTTGTCCATCCCCAAAAGATGTTATTTGTGAAATTTGCATAATGTCACTTAtcttgctgctaagtcatttcagtcgtgtccaaccctgtgcaatcccatagacggcagcccaccaagctcccctgtccctgggattctccaggcaggaatactggagtgggctgccatttccttctccaatgcatgcatgcgtgctaagtcacttatcTTACTACCACACGAAACCATGACAGTCTAGACTCTAATTCACCTGCAAGTACAAGAGCGTCCACTAGGGGGTGAGTTTGATTTTCCTGCCTAAATGTAAGTTAACTGAAATTCCCATTCTGTTTAATCTTTTCTGGAAAAACCTTCCTTACAAGTATCCCTCTATCTGCTTGCTTTCAAACTGAAAATAACAGTAACCTCTAATTCCTACTCACTCACAAGGCCCAGCTCTGAATCCTCTTAAGTGTTCCAtcacccttcccttccccacaTCTCACCATAGTCTGACAAATAAAGGGTAACATCTGGGTCCTCCAAGATCCACTGCAGAGCCTGGACTGTGTCTGTTCTGATTGGGCAGTACCCACTTCCACTCACACACCCCACAGAGCAGTGCCTACACACACAGTCTCATACCACACACAGAGTCATACTCACCAAACACACAGTCATATTCAAACACACTGTCACTCTTACAACACATGTGCATATCATGCAATCATACATACACAGCCACACATGTACCaatcacacacaccatacacagcCCTCCCATACACAGAACCAATACATGGCTACACAACCACACATCATACACACACCCAGCTATACTCTCACACCACACAGTCTCACAGGCACACACTCCCCTGTGCCCCCACCTCCGCCCCCCACACACGGTGCCCAGC from Dama dama isolate Ldn47 chromosome 20, ASM3311817v1, whole genome shotgun sequence carries:
- the ZNF691 gene encoding zinc finger protein 691 produces the protein MGSEKEQSPEQHLPEEGERGNKPWRVDDSEIPDGDKEPGQASPSEGPQGPRPEEPTQEVAVSAAEPEDLSVPRRPEVDEKPFVCVQCGKTFNNTSNLRTHQRIHTGEKPYQCSECGKSFSRSSNRIRHERIHLEEKHYKCPNCEQSFRRHADLTTHQQDHLGRRPFRCDLCGKSFGQSSALAVHYRTHLEPAPYICCECGKSFSNSSSFGVHHRTHTGERPYECAECGRTFSDISNFGAHQRTHRGEKPYRCTVCGKHFSRSSNLIRHQKTHRGEPAGKESS